The Synechococcus sp. UW69 genomic interval GTACGCCGAAGACGACGGGGGCGGTAGGTGAGCTCCATCAGACCCAAACACAAGGTGTGATCGTAAGGGTCACCCGATCAGAGGGCCGCAGAACGAAGCCACTCTTGACGTGGATGTCCCGTGCGCTTGGCACGCAACTGCTCGAGCAGACGACGCTCCTCCTCACTCCAGGAGGACGGCATGGACAGTGTCAGCGTGAGGAAGAGATCACCGCGACCTGACTTCGCAGGCCAGCCTTTGCCCTTAAGCCGAAGGCTGCGGCCTGGGGCGGTGCCTGCTGGAATGCTGACCTGCGCCTCACCATCTGGGGTCATCACGGAGACCATGCCTCCAAGGGCCAGTTCATCAAGGCTGACAGGCAGATCAGCACGCAGCTGATCCGACTCCAACCGCCAGATCGGGTGCTCCTGAATCTTGAGATTGAGATAGAGATCGCCACGCCGACCGGTTCCGGGTTGCAGGTTGCCCTTGCCCTTCAATCGAAGCCGAGAGCCGGTCTTCACTCCCGCAGGGATGCGCACTTGAACGCGCTCGTTGTTGACAGACAAGCTGCGCTCGCCACCCCGAAAGGCTTCCGCAAAACTCACATTGACCGAGGCCTCGGCATCCAGATTCACCGGAGGTCGTGAGGGCTGGGCGCCACGGGGAAAACCTCCTCCTGCGAATCCGCCTCCAGGAAATCCACCCCCCGGGAAACCGCTCCCTGCCGGCCCACCGAAACGTCCCAGCAGGTCGTTAATGAAATCGTCGAAGTTGCCGTAGCGACCGAAGTCGACGTCCATGCCGGGTGCTGCTCCCCCGCCCATGCCACCGGCCTGATTCCAGTACTGGCCGAATTGCTCATAACGACGCCGTTTCTCCGGGTCGGAGAGCACTTCGTAGGCTTCACTGATCTCTTTGAAACGCGCCTCAGCCTGCGCATCACCAGGGTTGACGTCGGGATGATATTGCCGCGCCAAGCTGCGGAAAGCTTTCTTGATGGCATCAGCGTCGGCACTGCGATCAACACCGAGCACCTGGAAATAGTCCTTGTATCCGCTGCCTGCCATACCCATTCAGTGGTCTTCCTATTTTCACCGCAAAGAGCCTGCGTTGTTGCTTCCGCATGGAGGGAAGCCCGAACGCATCAATGCGACCTAGCTTCGGGCCATTAGCTGCATCGGCATGCGAGGCGTTGCTTCATCCCTGCTGGCAACCGTGCTGCTCGCGGCTGGCGGAGCCGTCGCACCGGGACTGGCCGCTCCATGGGCCAGCACGATCGGGGAGCCCCTGCGCGACTCCAGCCCCCAGGCCGTCGAACTCACGGATCATCTAAGGGCAATTGGAGCCAGGTTTTACGGCGCTTGGACATGCCCGGCGTGCTTCAAACAGATGAACCTTTTTGGCAAACAGGCCGGAGCGAAGCTGCCCTATGTGGAGTGCCGCAAGCCGGAGACGCTGCCGAAGCAAGCCGAATCCTGCAGCGCTGCAGACATCCGGGCCTATCCCACCTGGGTTCTTCCCGATGGACGCCGAAAAGTTGGCGTTCAGTCTCTGGATGCCCTGAGCCGCTGGAGCGGGCTGAACTGACATGGCCTTGATTAACGGCTTGCATCGGCGCAACATCCGAGGCGACCTGCTCGGAGGCCTGACGGCAGCCGTGGTGGCCCTGCCCCTCGCCCTGGCCTTCGGCAATGCGGCCCTTGGGCCAGGCGGCGCCATCTATGGCCTTTATGGCGCCATCGTTACCGGTTTTCTGGCGGCCCTGCTCGGGGGGACCCCCGCCCAGGTCAGCGGACCCACCGGACCCATGAGCGTCACCGTGGCGGGCATTGTGTCCAGCCTGGCTGCCGTCGGAATCAGTCGTGACCTGAGTGCCGGCGAGATGCTGCCGCTGGTGATGGCCGCTGTCGTTATCGGTGGTGTATTTGAAGCCCTGCTCGGGATACTGCGGCTGGGGCGCTTCATCACCCTGGTGCCCTATTCGGTGGTCTCCGGCTTCATGTCGGGGATCGGTTTCATCATCCTGGCCCTTCAGCTCGGGCCTTTCATCGGGGTGAGCACCCGGGGCGGCGTCATTGCATCGCTGCAGTCGCTGATCAACGCACCCAGCTGGAATCCAGCAGCTCTCGCCGTTGGATTGATGACGCTGGCAGTGGTGTTCCTCACCCCCTTGCGCATCCGTCAATGGGTGCCAACGCCTTTGCTGGCGCTGCTGATCGTGACTCCATTGTCGCTGCTGTTGTTCAACGACAACCGGCTACTTGATCTGGGCGTTGAGCCCATCGCCCGCATCGGATCAATCCCCGAAGGGGGCTTGCAACTCGTCCTTCCTGATTTCAGCCGGCACCTGCCGGAGCTGGTGAAAGCAGGCATGGTTCTTGCCCTGCTCGGGGCTATCGACTCGTTGCTCACCTCGCTGGTGGCCGACAACATCACCCAGACCAACCATGACTCCAACCGTGAACTGATCGGCCAGGGCATTGCCAACACAGCT includes:
- a CDS encoding DnaJ C-terminal domain-containing protein; this translates as MAGSGYKDYFQVLGVDRSADADAIKKAFRSLARQYHPDVNPGDAQAEARFKEISEAYEVLSDPEKRRRYEQFGQYWNQAGGMGGGAAPGMDVDFGRYGNFDDFINDLLGRFGGPAGSGFPGGGFPGGGFAGGGFPRGAQPSRPPVNLDAEASVNVSFAEAFRGGERSLSVNNERVQVRIPAGVKTGSRLRLKGKGNLQPGTGRRGDLYLNLKIQEHPIWRLESDQLRADLPVSLDELALGGMVSVMTPDGEAQVSIPAGTAPGRSLRLKGKGWPAKSGRGDLFLTLTLSMPSSWSEEERRLLEQLRAKRTGHPRQEWLRSAAL
- a CDS encoding vitamin K epoxide reductase → MRGVASSLLATVLLAAGGAVAPGLAAPWASTIGEPLRDSSPQAVELTDHLRAIGARFYGAWTCPACFKQMNLFGKQAGAKLPYVECRKPETLPKQAESCSAADIRAYPTWVLPDGRRKVGVQSLDALSRWSGLN
- a CDS encoding SulP family inorganic anion transporter, whose amino-acid sequence is MALINGLHRRNIRGDLLGGLTAAVVALPLALAFGNAALGPGGAIYGLYGAIVTGFLAALLGGTPAQVSGPTGPMSVTVAGIVSSLAAVGISRDLSAGEMLPLVMAAVVIGGVFEALLGILRLGRFITLVPYSVVSGFMSGIGFIILALQLGPFIGVSTRGGVIASLQSLINAPSWNPAALAVGLMTLAVVFLTPLRIRQWVPTPLLALLIVTPLSLLLFNDNRLLDLGVEPIARIGSIPEGGLQLVLPDFSRHLPELVKAGMVLALLGAIDSLLTSLVADNITQTNHDSNRELIGQGIANTAAGLLSGLPGAGATMRTVINIKSGGQTPLSGMTHSLVLLLVLLGAGPLAAQIPTALLAGILIKVGLDIIDWGFLLRAHRLSAKTAALMYAVLLMTVFWDLIWGVLVGMFVANLLTVDAITRSQLEGMEEDNPADAKDALHANLSPEEEALILRCGKALMLFRLRGPLSFGAAKGISARMGLIQSYKVLILDLTDVPRIGVTATLAIERMVEEAQSAGRTLFIAGANQALEQRLRQFGVEGVLRPSRLDALQEAAQLI